A single window of Nicotiana sylvestris chromosome 3, ASM39365v2, whole genome shotgun sequence DNA harbors:
- the LOC138888023 gene encoding uncharacterized protein yields the protein MKSLSINVPLVEGLEQMPNCAMFMKDLVTKKWSMNFETIKVTHQVSAIVHSMAPKLEDSDAFMIPHTIGSAEFYKSLCDLGKSVNLMPHSIFKTLVIGQPKPTSMILQMADRTMKRPLGVIENVLVHVDKFILLMDFVILDCEVDYEVPIILGKPFLATRKALCDVEAGELTFRIRDEKVVDSTLAMLQKRKKAIG from the exons atgaagagtctctcaatcaatgtgccattagttgaagGTTTGGAACAAATGCCCAATTGTGCAATGTTTATGAAGGATCTTGTGACAAAGAAGTGGTCAATGAATTTTGAAACTATCAAGgtcactcatcaagtgagtgcaattgtgcattcAATGGCTCCTAAGTTAGAGGATTCCGATGCTTTCATGATTCCTCATACAATTGGAAGTGCCGAGTTTTATAAATCTCTTTGTGATCTTGGGAAAAGTGTCAATTTGATGCCCCATTCGATTTTCAAGACATTGGTAATTGGGCAACCAAAACCCACCTCTATGATATTGCAAATGGCCGATCGTACTATGAAGAGACCCTTGGGAGTGATTGAAAATGTCTTGGTTcatgttgataaattcattcttctGATGGATTTTGTCATTCTAGATTGTGAAGTTGATTATgaggtgccgattattcttgggaaACCTTTCCTTGCCACAAGGAAGGCTCTTTGTGATGTTGAAGCCGGAGAACTTACCTTCCGGATTcgtgatgaaaaagtg gtagattctACTTTGGCGatgctacaaaagaggaagaaggctattggaTAG